In the genome of Saprospira sp. CCB-QB6, one region contains:
- a CDS encoding UDP-N-acetylmuramoyl-L-alanyl-D-glutamate--2,6-diaminopimelate ligase produces MSTLKDLLVHINYNYKGQSPAQLSLAGLCLDSRQAKKGWLFAALPGSQVDGHDYIEQALANGCSAILCERWPKEIAPEVCYIKVEKVADALGPLAANFYEQPSQQLALVGVTGTNGKTSTVSLLYRLFKELGHKVGLISTIENRIDDEILKSTHTTPNAIELQALLAQMRDAACDYVFMEVSSHAAEQGRIAGAHFTGGVFSNISHDHLDYHKTFKNYIFAKKRFFDQLPSSAFALVNADDKRAEVMLQNCSAKAYRYAQKQLADFRFRLLENSLSGLQLELDGQEFHCSLVGDFNAYNLLAVYATAILLEEPKTEVLRILSGLKPPAGRFEYVRIPNNPVQAIVDYAHTPDALEKVLQTLKATTSTGRIITVVGCGGNRDHSKRPVMAQKAAAYSDLLILSSDNPRFEEPEAILDEMWAGLSKAQQAQSYRQVNRREAIRWACQLAQAEDVILVAGKGHETYQEIKGERLPFDDREELRQALEEQLTKFV; encoded by the coding sequence ATGTCTACCCTCAAGGACCTTTTGGTCCACATTAACTATAACTACAAAGGGCAATCCCCCGCCCAGCTTTCTTTAGCAGGCCTTTGCCTTGATTCTCGGCAAGCCAAAAAGGGTTGGCTCTTTGCGGCCCTGCCTGGCAGCCAAGTCGATGGTCACGATTATATTGAGCAAGCCTTGGCTAATGGTTGCTCGGCTATACTTTGCGAAAGATGGCCCAAAGAAATTGCTCCTGAGGTCTGTTATATTAAGGTAGAAAAAGTAGCCGATGCTCTAGGTCCCTTAGCCGCCAACTTTTATGAGCAGCCCAGCCAACAACTGGCTTTGGTAGGCGTAACGGGCACCAATGGAAAGACAAGCACGGTGAGTTTGCTTTATCGCCTGTTCAAAGAATTAGGCCATAAGGTGGGCCTGATTTCCACTATTGAGAATCGCATTGATGATGAGATACTAAAATCTACGCATACTACGCCCAATGCCATTGAGCTGCAAGCCCTTTTGGCCCAAATGCGAGATGCGGCCTGCGATTATGTGTTCATGGAAGTGAGCTCGCATGCTGCCGAGCAAGGCCGCATTGCTGGCGCTCATTTTACAGGCGGCGTTTTTAGCAATATCTCTCACGATCATCTCGATTATCACAAGACCTTTAAGAATTATATTTTTGCCAAAAAGCGCTTTTTTGACCAGCTACCGAGCTCGGCTTTTGCCCTAGTCAATGCCGACGATAAACGGGCGGAGGTCATGCTCCAAAATTGCTCGGCTAAAGCCTACCGTTATGCGCAAAAGCAATTGGCCGATTTTCGCTTTCGCTTGCTAGAAAATAGCCTTTCAGGCTTGCAACTGGAACTAGATGGCCAAGAATTTCACTGCAGTTTGGTGGGCGACTTTAATGCCTACAACCTACTGGCGGTCTATGCTACCGCTATTTTGCTCGAAGAACCCAAAACGGAGGTGCTACGCATTCTCTCTGGCCTGAAACCACCAGCAGGCCGCTTTGAATATGTTCGCATTCCCAACAATCCCGTGCAAGCCATTGTGGATTATGCCCATACCCCCGATGCCTTAGAAAAGGTTTTACAAACCCTAAAAGCGACCACATCTACAGGCCGAATTATTACGGTGGTGGGCTGTGGGGGCAATCGCGACCATAGCAAAAGGCCTGTCATGGCCCAAAAAGCGGCAGCTTATTCCGATCTACTCATCTTGAGTTCTGATAATCCCCGCTTTGAAGAGCCCGAAGCCATTCTAGACGAAATGTGGGCGGGTCTAAGTAAGGCCCAACAAGCCCAAAGCTACCGCCAAGTCAACCGCCGAGAAGCCATCCGCTGGGCCTGCCAACTGGCCCAAGCCGAGGACGTAATTTTGGTGGCGGGCAAGGGACATGAAACCTACCAAGAAATTAAGGGGGAACGCCTTCCCTTTGATGATCGAGAAGAGTTGCGCCAAGCCTTGGAAGAGCAGTTGACAAAGTTTGTTTAG
- a CDS encoding FtsW/RodA/SpoVE family cell cycle protein, with translation MSSSMSVFQKRIGALLQGDQVIWLVLGLLGIISILTVYSSAEVLANRNGVGTESFLVKHIMLLIASVVVMYIAHLIHYKRYARWSTIMLVLSVLMLLFTMFFGTELNGASRWIKIPFVGITFQTSDFAKISLILYVARTISLLQEKKGSLLELVLPVLLVCVLIAPSDLSSALVLFFTCILLMFIGRVEIRSLISLVMLGVGLFAMLVILSDFVDWIRVDTWVSRLRSFMDGAGSGDVFQVEQAKMAIARGGFFGVGPGNGVQAHFLPHSYSDYIYCIIIEEYGIIGGIFVVCLYLALLYRTIRMVHRSPKTFGAMLAFGLCASMVIQAFAHMAVNVNLMPVTGLTLPFVSMGGTSLMFTGLSFGVMLSVSRNIEKNQPKKEAKEEAA, from the coding sequence ATGAGCTCTAGCATGAGTGTTTTTCAAAAGCGAATTGGCGCCCTTTTACAAGGCGATCAAGTCATTTGGTTGGTTCTAGGCCTTTTGGGCATTATTTCTATCCTCACCGTTTATAGCTCGGCCGAGGTACTGGCCAACCGAAACGGAGTAGGTACCGAGTCTTTTCTCGTCAAGCATATTATGCTGCTTATCGCCTCGGTAGTGGTCATGTATATTGCCCATTTGATTCACTATAAACGCTACGCCCGCTGGTCCACAATTATGCTGGTCTTATCGGTCCTAATGCTTCTCTTTACCATGTTTTTTGGAACAGAGCTGAATGGGGCCTCCCGCTGGATTAAGATTCCTTTTGTCGGAATTACTTTCCAAACCTCTGACTTTGCCAAGATTTCACTCATTTTATATGTGGCCCGAACCATTTCTCTCTTACAAGAGAAGAAAGGTTCGCTCTTAGAGCTGGTTTTGCCCGTTTTATTGGTCTGTGTGCTCATTGCCCCTTCCGATTTGTCTAGTGCGTTGGTCCTTTTCTTTACCTGCATTTTATTGATGTTTATCGGTCGGGTGGAAATTCGCAGCTTGATTTCTTTAGTTATGCTGGGGGTAGGCCTTTTTGCCATGCTCGTTATTCTTTCCGATTTTGTCGATTGGATCCGTGTAGATACTTGGGTGAGCCGTTTGCGCAGCTTTATGGATGGCGCAGGCTCTGGCGATGTGTTTCAGGTAGAACAGGCCAAAATGGCTATTGCTCGTGGGGGATTTTTTGGAGTTGGTCCAGGAAATGGGGTGCAAGCGCACTTTTTGCCCCACTCTTATTCCGATTATATCTATTGTATAATCATTGAAGAATACGGCATTATTGGGGGAATCTTTGTGGTCTGCCTTTATTTGGCCCTTCTTTATCGCACGATTAGAATGGTCCACCGCAGTCCCAAAACCTTCGGCGCTATGCTGGCCTTTGGCCTTTGCGCTAGCATGGTGATTCAAGCCTTTGCCCATATGGCCGTAAATGTGAACTTGATGCCCGTAACAGGACTCACCCTCCCCTTTGTC
- a CDS encoding penicillin-binding protein yields the protein MKITKLTPKQDVLWRIYITFAIMGFIGILIMGRIASIQYFEGSQLREKAEQEHIALKDVKAPRGNILADDGSLLATSLPYFKVHWDTKVVPRDTFDKYVDTLATCLATYVYTDKTPGLCRQELINARDSSRRYHPILPNVSYILLQKIKEFPIFSMGDRLKSGLIVEQMAKRQYPFKMLAHRTIGYSRTVETATGTDTLSVGLERSFDDVLAGEQGKQYMQRLSKDLWVPVDDISKIEPRAGQDIVTTIDVNIQDVTERALLESLQQYEGEHGCAIVMDVKTGAIKAIANIGFNKERTEFWENYNYAVGERTEPGSTFKLASIMALMEDGYVKPSDTVNLNEGRWQFYDETMEDASYHGLRLTTVGKAFEISSNVGIAKLTHKYYNKSKEAQSQFIQKLSDMVLTQSTNVDIDGEREPYIKDPNNSDWSGITIPWMSIGYESELTPLQMLTFYSAVANGGQMMKPQIVTEIRSYGSVVKTIPPKVVKRRIASEATIQAATDMLKRVVASPKGTAHSIYTPRYDIAGKTGTAIMNYKAHKQKGEAKRYRASFAGFFPADNPAYACVVVITNPRSGFYGGRVAAPVFRKIADYCYSLSLGSHKAINADEAVYTDATLPRLPIGQKEDLDYIMKELNLPFADSSATPWSVGMIRNDSILLRSRNVQKDVVPNVVGMGLKDALFLLENNRLRVRVLGVGKVKSQSVPAGRSIQSVQTITLVLG from the coding sequence ATGAAAATCACTAAACTGACGCCCAAACAGGATGTGCTATGGCGAATTTATATCACCTTCGCCATTATGGGCTTTATCGGCATCCTCATTATGGGCCGTATTGCGAGCATTCAGTACTTTGAGGGCAGCCAACTCCGAGAGAAGGCCGAGCAAGAGCATATTGCCTTGAAGGATGTTAAGGCCCCCAGAGGAAATATCTTAGCCGATGACGGCAGCCTTTTGGCCACCTCCCTCCCCTATTTTAAGGTGCATTGGGATACCAAAGTAGTGCCTAGAGATACCTTTGATAAATATGTGGATACCCTAGCCACTTGTTTAGCCACCTATGTTTATACGGATAAAACGCCGGGGCTTTGTCGCCAAGAGCTTATCAATGCCAGAGATAGCAGCCGTCGTTATCATCCTATTTTGCCTAATGTAAGCTATATTCTACTCCAAAAAATTAAGGAATTTCCCATTTTTTCTATGGGAGACCGCCTGAAGAGTGGCCTGATTGTCGAGCAAATGGCCAAGCGCCAATATCCCTTTAAGATGTTGGCCCATCGTACGATTGGCTATAGCCGAACTGTGGAAACGGCAACGGGTACAGATACGCTATCCGTGGGGTTAGAGCGCTCTTTTGATGATGTATTGGCTGGAGAACAAGGCAAACAATATATGCAGCGCCTAAGCAAAGACCTTTGGGTGCCCGTAGATGATATTTCTAAAATTGAGCCCCGTGCAGGACAGGATATTGTCACTACAATTGATGTCAATATTCAAGATGTTACGGAACGCGCCTTACTCGAAAGCCTTCAGCAATATGAGGGAGAGCATGGTTGCGCCATTGTGATGGATGTAAAAACTGGAGCAATTAAGGCCATTGCCAATATTGGTTTTAATAAGGAACGAACAGAGTTTTGGGAAAACTATAACTATGCAGTTGGAGAACGGACCGAGCCTGGTTCTACCTTCAAGTTGGCTTCCATTATGGCCCTAATGGAAGATGGTTATGTTAAGCCCAGCGATACCGTCAACCTCAATGAAGGACGCTGGCAATTCTATGATGAAACCATGGAAGATGCCTCTTATCATGGCTTGCGACTAACCACTGTAGGCAAAGCCTTTGAGATTTCTTCTAATGTGGGGATTGCCAAATTAACGCATAAGTACTACAATAAAAGTAAGGAGGCCCAAAGCCAGTTTATCCAAAAGCTATCAGATATGGTCTTGACCCAATCTACTAATGTAGATATTGATGGGGAGCGCGAGCCTTATATTAAAGATCCGAATAATAGCGACTGGAGTGGAATTACTATTCCTTGGATGTCTATCGGCTATGAGTCAGAACTCACGCCCCTACAAATGTTGACTTTTTACTCGGCTGTGGCCAATGGGGGCCAGATGATGAAGCCACAAATTGTAACCGAGATTCGCTCTTATGGCTCTGTGGTCAAAACGATACCCCCTAAGGTGGTTAAGCGCCGGATAGCTTCCGAAGCGACAATCCAAGCTGCTACCGATATGCTTAAACGAGTGGTTGCTTCGCCTAAGGGTACTGCACACAGCATTTATACCCCTCGCTATGATATTGCGGGCAAAACGGGTACGGCCATCATGAACTATAAGGCCCATAAGCAAAAGGGCGAAGCCAAACGCTATAGGGCTTCTTTTGCAGGCTTTTTCCCTGCCGATAATCCTGCCTATGCTTGCGTGGTAGTGATTACCAATCCTCGTTCTGGTTTTTATGGGGGCCGTGTGGCTGCCCCTGTTTTCAGAAAGATTGCAGACTATTGTTATTCGCTTTCGTTGGGTTCTCATAAGGCCATAAATGCCGATGAGGCAGTTTATACCGACGCTACCTTGCCTCGCTTGCCCATTGGCCAAAAAGAAGATCTCGACTATATCATGAAAGAGCTAAATCTTCCTTTTGCAGATAGTTCTGCTACTCCTTGGTCGGTCGGAATGATTCGCAATGATTCTATTCTCCTTCGCAGCAGAAATGTGCAAAAGGATGTGGTGCCCAATGTAGTGGGCATGGGCCTCAAAGATGCCCTTTTCTTACTAGAAAACAACCGACTGCGTGTTAGGGTGTTGGGGGTAGGAAAAGTCAAATCGCAATCGGTGCCTGCTGGTCGCAGCATTCAATCTGTTCAAACTATTACTCTCGTTCTCGGATAA
- a CDS encoding leucine-rich repeat domain-containing protein, which translates to MPKTTLFLALYLLLFAQLKAQSYNSLSEAFAHKEEAKSLDLSKQNLDKLDPSFSELHQLTHLNLSENNLRDFPFGSFLETKQLEWVDASHNQFEIADVTRFLYSPKIRYLDLSYNPIKNLKRFYLTERIPLEKQTATLTPKILASPSLEKLIIKHTELSMLYEEFAVFPNLKYLDLSHNKIVAAGDALFNLKELDSLILSHNDFIFLPSRDSIRAYKLSYIDVSHNPRLVDIDQLFNQFPNLKHINASYLGDGSHYNMRFGLVSSKKFYKNSPVKTLLLTHSHLKSVPKAMGYMENLEYLDLSHNELQSLPKSFKRLKKLKKLDLRGNPFLEKEKENCRKYLPDCEILF; encoded by the coding sequence ATGCCCAAAACTACCCTCTTTTTAGCCCTTTACCTACTGCTATTTGCCCAACTAAAAGCACAAAGTTACAACAGTCTATCCGAGGCCTTTGCACATAAAGAAGAGGCCAAAAGTCTAGATTTATCTAAGCAAAACTTAGATAAGTTAGATCCCAGTTTTTCAGAGCTCCATCAATTAACCCATCTAAATTTAAGCGAAAACAACTTACGGGACTTTCCCTTCGGCTCTTTTCTAGAGACAAAACAGCTAGAATGGGTTGATGCTTCTCATAATCAATTTGAAATAGCTGATGTTACGCGATTCCTTTATTCTCCTAAGATTCGCTATTTGGATCTAAGCTACAACCCCATAAAAAACTTAAAAAGATTTTATCTAACAGAACGGATTCCTCTCGAAAAACAAACAGCAACTCTAACACCCAAAATATTAGCCAGCCCTAGTCTAGAAAAGCTCATCATTAAGCATACAGAGCTAAGCATGCTCTATGAAGAATTTGCTGTTTTCCCAAATCTAAAATATCTCGACCTCAGTCATAACAAGATTGTTGCTGCAGGTGATGCGCTTTTTAACTTAAAGGAACTAGACAGCTTAATTCTTTCTCATAATGACTTTATTTTCTTGCCTAGTCGAGACAGCATAAGGGCCTATAAGCTAAGCTATATAGATGTTAGTCATAACCCAAGGTTAGTAGATATTGACCAACTATTCAATCAGTTCCCCAACTTAAAGCATATCAATGCAAGTTATTTGGGGGATGGCAGTCACTACAATATGCGCTTTGGCTTAGTTTCGTCTAAAAAATTCTATAAAAACAGTCCTGTAAAAACGCTTTTATTGACCCATTCTCACTTAAAGTCGGTCCCAAAAGCTATGGGATATATGGAAAACCTAGAATATCTTGACCTTAGCCATAATGAGCTGCAATCCCTGCCCAAATCCTTTAAGCGCTTAAAAAAGCTCAAGAAATTGGACCTCAGAGGCAACCCTTTTCTAGAAAAGGAGAAAGAAAACTGCCGAAAATATCTGCCAGATTGTGAAATACTCTTTTAA
- the mraY gene encoding phospho-N-acetylmuramoyl-pentapeptide-transferase → MLFHLFDYLEQQYDFPGASLFQFISFRAALAIIISLIISLLMGGRIIGWIKRRQMLEKQRALGLPGEELKAKTPTMGGILIHMAIIFPCLLLADLSNVYIQLMLLSTVWMGTIGFIDDYFKLTRSKAGLSGKYKILGQVVLGAIVGATMLFHSDVVVRVNAEQLAQGNYEVIDTVQVQLERLGDKEELYYVKSTMTNVPFFKGNELDYADLLWFLGDNAPQWVWLLFIPFVILIVTAVSNAANLTDGIDGLAAGTSAIIGATLGIFAYVSGNNILADYLGVLYLPYVGEMTIFIACFLGACIGFLWYNAYPAQVFMGDTGSLALGGIIAAIAIILRKELLIPLLCGIFLAENLSVIIQVSYFKYTKKKYGEGRRIFLMSPLHHHFQKQGMHESKIVSRFWIVGILLAVLTIITLKIR, encoded by the coding sequence ATGTTATTTCATTTATTTGACTATCTAGAACAACAGTACGATTTTCCTGGCGCCAGCCTTTTTCAGTTTATTAGCTTTCGGGCGGCCTTAGCCATTATTATTTCCCTGATTATTTCGCTTTTGATGGGGGGCCGCATTATTGGCTGGATCAAGCGGCGGCAGATGCTAGAAAAACAGCGGGCATTGGGCCTGCCTGGTGAGGAGCTCAAGGCCAAAACGCCGACTATGGGTGGGATTTTAATCCATATGGCCATTATTTTTCCTTGTCTATTATTGGCCGATTTGAGCAATGTCTACATTCAGTTGATGTTGCTCTCTACCGTTTGGATGGGGACCATTGGCTTTATTGATGATTACTTTAAGTTGACTCGATCTAAGGCGGGTTTGAGTGGAAAATATAAGATTTTGGGACAGGTCGTTTTGGGGGCCATTGTGGGCGCTACCATGCTTTTCCATTCTGATGTTGTGGTACGAGTAAATGCGGAACAACTGGCCCAAGGCAACTATGAAGTGATTGATACGGTTCAGGTTCAACTGGAGCGTTTGGGCGATAAAGAAGAGCTTTATTATGTGAAATCGACTATGACCAATGTGCCTTTTTTTAAGGGCAATGAGTTAGATTATGCCGATCTCCTTTGGTTTTTGGGCGATAATGCGCCTCAGTGGGTTTGGTTGCTCTTTATCCCCTTCGTCATTTTGATTGTTACGGCTGTATCGAATGCAGCCAACTTAACGGATGGAATAGATGGTTTAGCAGCGGGAACCTCCGCCATTATTGGGGCTACTTTGGGGATTTTTGCCTATGTATCGGGCAACAACATTTTGGCCGATTATCTGGGGGTACTCTATTTGCCCTATGTGGGAGAAATGACCATTTTTATTGCCTGTTTTCTGGGGGCTTGCATTGGCTTTTTATGGTACAATGCTTATCCTGCCCAAGTTTTTATGGGCGATACGGGCAGTTTGGCTTTGGGGGGCATTATTGCTGCTATTGCCATTATTTTGCGCAAAGAGCTCTTGATTCCCTTGCTTTGTGGAATCTTTTTGGCCGAAAACCTATCGGTCATTATTCAAGTGAGCTATTTTAAATATACCAAAAAGAAATATGGAGAAGGGCGTCGCATCTTCTTGATGTCGCCTTTGCACCACCACTTTCAGAAGCAAGGCATGCATGAATCAAAAATTGTTAGCCGCTTTTGGATTGTGGGTATTTTGTTGGCCGTTTTGACCATCATCACTTTGAAAATACGCTAA
- a CDS encoding FtsL-like putative cell division protein: MAHAKKKQRREFKLPPLMTQLQALAFMLFQNINFIFFLALLGIIYIANSHYAVETVKEIRELQGELKKVSWESNARKSDLMYESMLSRVSQRSEHLGLKPLKGKPKKIEVKKE; this comes from the coding sequence ATGGCTCATGCTAAAAAGAAACAAAGAAGAGAGTTTAAGCTTCCCCCTTTGATGACGCAGTTGCAGGCGCTGGCTTTTATGCTCTTCCAAAATATCAACTTTATCTTTTTTTTGGCCCTTTTAGGGATCATCTATATTGCGAACTCGCATTATGCGGTAGAGACCGTTAAAGAGATTCGAGAGCTGCAAGGAGAACTCAAAAAGGTAAGTTGGGAAAGTAATGCCCGTAAATCAGATCTGATGTACGAGAGTATGCTTTCTAGAGTCTCTCAGCGCTCTGAGCATTTGGGGCTCAAGCCGCTTAAAGGCAAGCCAAAGAAAATTGAAGTTAAAAAAGAATAA
- the murD gene encoding UDP-N-acetylmuramoyl-L-alanine--D-glutamate ligase produces MLEQVVVLGAGESGLGAALLAQKKGGNVFVSDAGSIRADRADILRAAGIPFEQGGHSEDRILAAQLIIKSPGIPDTAALIQKASAAGIPIWDEIELAARYSSAKVIGITGSNGKTTTTALLYHLLKTAGYAVGLGGNIGQSWAMQLAQGQDYEYMVLELSSFQLDRCYELAPELMILTNVSPDHLDRYGYEMDNYLASKLRLIQNKTAEQPFIYPKEDPYIPAGLKRYYQGPNANCLAQDWPELNAKELWVEDWAFAQDQLPLVGRHNLMNMKMALQAVKCLGMSQEMAQKGLDSFENHPHRLEKVMVLGGVQYINDSKATNVEAVYYALEAMQAPTVWIVGGVDKGNDYSSLFPFIGQPVKAIVCLGIDNSPITKAFSSKTEYIVEAASMAEAIKLASLYANAGDNILLSPACASFDLFKNYIDRGDQFKAILEEQRQLLEKGHSMEMNLAINRNKK; encoded by the coding sequence ATGTTGGAACAAGTTGTTGTTTTGGGCGCCGGGGAAAGTGGTTTAGGCGCTGCCCTTTTGGCCCAAAAAAAGGGCGGAAATGTCTTTGTCTCGGATGCGGGAAGTATTCGGGCAGATCGAGCAGATATTTTACGCGCTGCGGGTATCCCTTTTGAGCAGGGCGGACATAGCGAAGACCGCATTTTGGCGGCTCAACTCATTATTAAAAGTCCGGGGATTCCCGATACGGCCGCTTTGATTCAAAAAGCCAGTGCTGCAGGCATTCCCATTTGGGATGAGATTGAGCTAGCGGCTCGTTATAGCTCGGCCAAAGTCATTGGCATTACGGGCAGTAATGGAAAAACAACCACCACCGCCCTTCTTTATCATTTGCTCAAAACGGCGGGATATGCTGTGGGCTTAGGAGGAAACATTGGTCAAAGTTGGGCCATGCAATTGGCTCAAGGCCAAGACTATGAATATATGGTGCTAGAGCTGAGCAGTTTTCAGCTTGATCGCTGTTATGAGTTGGCTCCAGAACTGATGATTTTGACCAATGTAAGTCCCGATCATTTGGATCGTTATGGTTATGAGATGGATAATTATCTCGCTTCAAAGTTGCGCCTCATTCAAAATAAAACGGCTGAGCAGCCTTTTATCTATCCCAAAGAAGATCCTTATATTCCCGCTGGTTTAAAGCGCTATTATCAGGGACCAAATGCCAATTGCTTGGCGCAAGATTGGCCTGAGCTAAACGCCAAAGAGCTATGGGTAGAGGATTGGGCCTTTGCCCAAGATCAACTTCCTTTGGTAGGCCGTCATAACCTGATGAACATGAAAATGGCTTTGCAAGCCGTCAAATGCCTGGGAATGTCTCAGGAAATGGCCCAAAAAGGCCTCGATAGCTTTGAAAACCATCCGCACCGTTTGGAAAAAGTAATGGTTTTGGGCGGCGTTCAATATATCAATGATAGTAAAGCCACCAATGTGGAGGCAGTTTACTACGCCTTGGAAGCCATGCAAGCGCCCACAGTTTGGATTGTTGGCGGAGTGGACAAAGGCAATGATTATAGTAGCCTTTTTCCTTTTATTGGGCAGCCCGTAAAAGCTATTGTTTGTTTGGGGATAGATAATAGTCCCATAACAAAAGCCTTTAGCTCCAAAACTGAATATATTGTGGAAGCGGCCTCTATGGCAGAGGCCATAAAATTAGCTAGCCTATATGCCAATGCTGGAGATAATATTTTATTGTCGCCTGCCTGCGCTAGCTTCGACCTATTTAAAAACTATATCGATCGTGGCGATCAATTTAAGGCCATTTTGGAAGAGCAACGTCAACTTCTAGAAAAAGGCCATAGCATGGAAATGAATTTAGCCATCAATCGAAATAAAAAATAG
- the rsmH gene encoding 16S rRNA (cytosine(1402)-N(4))-methyltransferase RsmH codes for MSDYDYHEAVLRLPCVEAMNLVPGGTYVDVTFGGGGHSREILRQLEGGRLFGFDQDPDAQANVPEDSRFELLPFNFRYFKRSLRLEAVREVDAVLADLGISSHQIDTADRGFSFRFEAELDMRMSQDGEKDARYILNTYREEELQHIFSLYGELRNAKTLAQTIVKARQRQKIERVEQLLQIIQPIIRGKQNRYLSQLFQALRMEVNEEVEALKEMLQEATEMLKPGGRLVVLTYHSLEDRLVKQWVKNGCFDKEPEKDVYGRFYKPLKAVNRKPILPSAEEIAQNPRARSAKLRIAEKIAD; via the coding sequence ATGTCTGATTATGATTATCATGAGGCGGTTTTGCGCCTGCCTTGTGTAGAAGCCATGAATTTGGTACCTGGTGGAACTTATGTAGATGTAACTTTTGGTGGTGGTGGACACAGCCGGGAGATTTTGCGACAGCTAGAGGGCGGTCGCCTTTTTGGTTTTGATCAAGACCCTGATGCTCAGGCCAATGTACCAGAGGACTCTCGTTTTGAATTGCTGCCCTTCAACTTTCGTTACTTTAAGCGCTCTTTGCGTTTGGAGGCGGTTCGGGAGGTAGATGCTGTTTTGGCTGATTTGGGAATTTCTTCTCATCAGATTGACACGGCGGATCGTGGATTTTCTTTTCGTTTTGAGGCGGAGTTGGATATGCGGATGAGTCAGGATGGCGAGAAAGATGCCCGATACATCTTGAATACCTATAGAGAAGAGGAATTACAACATATTTTTTCGCTTTATGGGGAATTGCGCAATGCTAAAACCTTGGCGCAAACGATTGTAAAGGCTAGGCAGCGGCAAAAAATTGAGCGGGTGGAGCAGTTGCTTCAGATCATTCAGCCGATTATTCGGGGCAAGCAAAACCGTTATTTATCTCAGCTTTTTCAGGCCCTTCGGATGGAGGTCAATGAAGAAGTAGAGGCCCTAAAAGAAATGTTGCAAGAAGCAACAGAAATGCTCAAGCCGGGGGGGCGTTTGGTGGTCTTAACTTATCATTCTTTAGAGGACCGTTTGGTCAAGCAGTGGGTGAAAAACGGTTGCTTTGACAAAGAGCCCGAAAAAGATGTTTACGGTCGCTTTTACAAACCCTTAAAGGCCGTTAATCGAAAGCCCATTTTACCCTCTGCCGAGGAGATTGCTCAGAACCCCAGAGCGCGCTCGGCCAAACTTAGAATTGCAGAAAAAATTGCCGACTAA
- the mraZ gene encoding division/cell wall cluster transcriptional repressor MraZ has product MQFLGEYSCKIDAKGRFRLPAALLAQYPAAESEGFVLNRGFETCLTLYPQAAWQSITEELQQLNLYQRQNRNFVRYFFRGASPQQLDKQQRLLLPKALLDYAQIEKELVLFAYFNRIEIWAKSIYDNLLQEEPGDFANLAEQVMGKIEKKSNV; this is encoded by the coding sequence ATGCAATTTTTGGGAGAATATAGCTGTAAAATTGATGCAAAGGGGCGTTTCCGTTTGCCAGCAGCCTTATTGGCCCAATATCCGGCGGCAGAAAGCGAAGGATTTGTATTGAATCGGGGATTTGAAACTTGTTTAACCCTTTATCCGCAGGCGGCTTGGCAGAGCATTACGGAAGAGCTGCAGCAGTTGAATTTATATCAGCGGCAGAATCGCAACTTTGTACGTTATTTTTTCAGGGGGGCGAGTCCCCAGCAACTGGATAAACAGCAGCGTTTGCTTTTGCCCAAAGCCTTATTGGATTATGCTCAGATAGAGAAAGAGTTGGTGCTCTTTGCCTATTTCAATCGCATAGAGATTTGGGCCAAATCCATTTACGATAACCTTTTGCAAGAAGAACCTGGCGACTTTGCCAATTTGGCGGAGCAAGTCATGGGAAAAATAGAGAAGAAGTCAAATGTCTGA